One genomic window of Hymenobacter sp. J193 includes the following:
- a CDS encoding EamA family transporter: MWWIFSLLAAVSAAVVVTLSKVGVKNIESSVAFAIQSVLIVGVAWSVVAWQGHLGQVAEIDRRTWLFLVAAGIITCLSSLFSFQALKLGQASQTSSFDKVSLVFSIVLAAVFLKEKITWQVWLGAALMGGGALLIAFTKAPK; encoded by the coding sequence ATGTGGTGGATTTTCTCGTTGCTGGCGGCCGTGTCGGCGGCCGTGGTGGTGACGCTTTCCAAGGTGGGCGTGAAGAATATCGAGTCGAGCGTGGCTTTTGCTATTCAGTCGGTGCTGATTGTAGGCGTGGCCTGGAGCGTGGTGGCCTGGCAGGGGCACCTGGGGCAGGTAGCTGAAATAGACCGGCGCACCTGGCTGTTTCTGGTGGCCGCAGGCATTATCACCTGCCTGTCGTCGCTGTTCTCGTTTCAGGCCCTCAAGTTGGGACAGGCCTCGCAAACGTCCTCCTTCGATAAGGTTTCCCTGGTCTTTTCGATTGTGCTGGCGGCCGTGTTTCTCAAGGAGAAGATTACCTGGCAGGTGTGGCTGGGCGCGGCCCTCATGGGCGGCGGGGCCCTGCTCATTGCCTTCACGAAGGCGCCCAAGTAA
- a CDS encoding DUF3696 domain-containing protein — protein MLNSLRIQNFKSWKDTDTIEFGSLTGFFGTNSSGKTSILQFLLMLKQTVESSDRLQILNLGDERSYVDLGTLYDVVHQRKDPAEITFKVEWKLLIDEAFSPKHLRKFTWANYKNTFESKIRKRGDHISLQNYHYRSKERSFTLQMTGQDYETSSPIYSLLTEGLTDPHSHEAVRFPQRYVEINKFYGMPSGFALPAGQYDQIARMVFEFEQLFKRTYYLGPLREYPNRLYVWGGEQPEGVGNRGEKAVAALLYSKRLATIKIQDNVFRTLEEHVAYWLEELGMIHSFEVRPIAPNRKEYEVRIKRTAESAEVFLTDVGFGVSQLLPVLVLLFYVPEGSTIILEQPEIHLHPAVQAGLADVFIDAIKRRNVQIILESHSEHLLQRLQRRLAEEALPTEQVKLYFTDFVGAASTLTPLDLDEYGNIRNWPNNFFGDSFADASAMMDAELKRREAAGEK, from the coding sequence ATGCTAAACTCTTTGCGCATCCAGAATTTCAAATCCTGGAAGGATACCGACACCATCGAATTCGGCTCCCTCACCGGCTTCTTCGGCACCAACTCCTCCGGCAAAACCAGCATCCTGCAGTTCCTGCTGATGCTCAAACAGACGGTGGAATCGTCGGATAGACTGCAGATTTTAAATTTAGGAGATGAGAGGTCTTATGTAGACTTAGGCACTTTGTACGATGTAGTGCATCAACGTAAAGACCCTGCAGAAATTACCTTCAAGGTAGAATGGAAGCTATTAATAGATGAAGCCTTTTCTCCTAAACACTTACGCAAGTTCACTTGGGCAAATTATAAAAACACATTTGAAAGCAAAATAAGAAAAAGAGGTGACCATATATCTTTACAGAATTATCATTACAGAAGTAAAGAAAGGTCTTTTACGCTACAAATGACCGGCCAGGATTACGAGACTAGTTCACCTATTTACTCTCTGCTCACAGAAGGTTTAACAGATCCTCATTCTCATGAAGCAGTTAGATTTCCTCAACGCTACGTGGAAATAAATAAATTTTATGGAATGCCTTCTGGATTTGCTTTACCAGCGGGGCAATACGATCAGATAGCAAGGATGGTATTCGAGTTTGAACAATTATTTAAGCGCACTTATTATCTAGGCCCTTTAAGAGAATATCCTAATCGATTATACGTTTGGGGAGGTGAACAACCTGAAGGAGTTGGAAACCGAGGAGAAAAAGCTGTAGCTGCTTTACTATATTCAAAACGGCTAGCTACTATAAAAATCCAAGACAACGTATTTCGCACACTAGAGGAGCATGTTGCTTATTGGTTAGAAGAGCTAGGTATGATTCACTCCTTCGAAGTACGTCCGATTGCGCCGAACCGGAAAGAATATGAAGTACGCATTAAACGCACGGCCGAATCGGCGGAGGTATTTTTGACCGACGTAGGTTTCGGCGTGTCGCAGCTGCTGCCAGTGCTGGTGCTGCTGTTTTACGTGCCGGAAGGCTCCACTATTATTCTGGAGCAGCCCGAAATTCATTTGCACCCGGCCGTGCAGGCGGGGCTGGCCGATGTATTTATTGACGCCATCAAGCGGCGCAACGTGCAGATTATTCTGGAAAGCCACAGTGAGCATCTGTTGCAGCGCCTGCAGCGGCGGCTGGCGGAAGAAGCCTTGCCCACGGAGCAGGTGAAACTATATTTCACCGATTTTGTGGGCGCCGCCTCCACTCTCACCCCGCTAGACCTGGACGAATACGGCAACATCCGCAACTGGCCCAACAACTTCTTCGGCGACTCCTTTGCCGATGCTTCCGCCATGATGGACGCCGAGCTAAAGCGCCGCGAAGCCGCGGGGGAGAAATAA
- a CDS encoding type IA DNA topoisomerase, producing MKVCIAEKPSVAREIAHVLGASRKMDGYFEGNGYQVTWTFGHFCQLREPEDYRPEWKRWSIHDLPMLPENFGIKLMRRDDGVVRQFNVIKNLLASAEEVINCGDAGQEGEVIQRWVLLEAKYRKPIKRLWISSLTEEAIRQGFANLRDGAEFEKLYQAGKSRAVGDWLLGLNATRLFTLKYAPGQRQVLSIGRVQTPTLALLVDRYHEIQNFRPEPYWVLRTEYRGTMFSHVAPVKKGKDDDEPDGVLAEKARLKARGYFVTQEEADEAMAAVKDVPLTVTNVEIKKALESPPALFDLTSLQVQCNNQLGLSAEDTLKTVQGLYEKKVVSYPRVDTTFLPDDQYPKIAGIMRGLGAYAGLTAPLLATKIKKSPKVFNNNKVTDHHAIIPTGASAGGLGHHEQSVYDIIVRRFLAAFYPDCEVSNTTVTADAAGRTFRVRGRQILNPGWRVVYGDPEKQQAPSAPKATGEGDDDVVNTVLPSFEKGESGPHKPRLDSKMTQPPREYSEAMLLRGMETAGRNVDDEELRQAMKENGIGRPSTRAAIIETLFKRGYIRRDKKKVVPTPTGVELIGLIRNPTLKSAELTGQWERKLRQIEGGQLEPEQFLSDLKALVREMVQEVKQDGSGRGISIHRPEMADLTGQKAAAGAKASPPKAAPTPAVPGALGPCPACGGGHVLRGKTALGCSRWKEGCQFRLPPEFEGKKLTDKQVGDLLKKGRTQVMQGFLDDAGQKFGAAIRLTPQRTLELVRAAESKPTTPSDPGQIPCPVCRLGQMLRGKSAWGCSRFREDCQFRVPFEWGGKTLSDAQMNQLLRKGKTGVIRGFVSSKTGNRYEAVLQVTPEGRIEPIFGQG from the coding sequence TTGAAAGTCTGCATTGCCGAAAAGCCCAGCGTCGCCCGCGAAATTGCCCACGTGCTGGGTGCCAGCCGCAAAATGGATGGCTACTTCGAGGGCAACGGCTACCAGGTCACCTGGACGTTTGGGCACTTCTGCCAGCTGCGCGAGCCCGAAGACTACCGCCCCGAGTGGAAGCGCTGGAGCATCCACGATTTGCCCATGCTGCCCGAGAACTTCGGCATCAAGCTTATGCGCCGCGACGACGGGGTGGTGCGCCAGTTCAACGTCATCAAGAACCTGCTGGCCTCTGCCGAGGAAGTCATCAACTGCGGCGACGCCGGGCAGGAAGGGGAGGTCATTCAGCGCTGGGTGCTGCTCGAAGCCAAGTACCGCAAGCCCATCAAGCGCCTCTGGATATCGTCGCTCACCGAGGAAGCCATCCGCCAGGGCTTTGCCAACCTGCGCGATGGGGCCGAGTTCGAGAAGCTCTACCAGGCCGGCAAAAGCCGCGCCGTGGGCGACTGGCTGCTGGGTTTGAACGCGACGCGCCTGTTCACGCTCAAGTACGCGCCCGGGCAGCGGCAGGTGCTCAGCATCGGGCGGGTGCAAACGCCCACGCTGGCCTTGCTGGTGGACCGGTACCACGAAATCCAGAACTTCCGGCCCGAGCCTTACTGGGTGCTGCGCACCGAGTACCGGGGCACCATGTTCAGCCACGTAGCCCCCGTCAAGAAAGGCAAGGACGATGACGAGCCCGACGGGGTGCTTGCTGAAAAGGCCCGCCTGAAAGCCCGCGGCTACTTCGTGACCCAGGAGGAAGCCGATGAGGCCATGGCGGCGGTAAAAGACGTGCCCCTGACGGTGACCAACGTCGAAATCAAGAAGGCCCTGGAAAGCCCGCCCGCCCTGTTCGACCTCACCTCCCTGCAGGTGCAGTGCAACAACCAGCTGGGCCTTTCGGCCGAGGATACCCTCAAAACCGTGCAGGGCCTCTACGAGAAGAAAGTGGTGAGCTACCCCCGTGTGGATACCACCTTCCTGCCCGACGACCAGTACCCTAAAATTGCGGGCATCATGCGCGGGCTCGGGGCCTACGCGGGCCTCACCGCGCCCCTGCTGGCCACCAAAATCAAGAAGAGCCCCAAGGTTTTCAACAACAACAAAGTCACCGACCACCACGCCATTATTCCCACCGGGGCCAGCGCGGGCGGCCTGGGCCACCACGAGCAAAGCGTGTATGACATCATCGTGCGCCGCTTCCTGGCCGCTTTCTACCCCGACTGCGAAGTTTCCAACACAACGGTGACGGCCGACGCGGCCGGCCGCACTTTCCGGGTGCGGGGCCGCCAGATTCTCAACCCCGGCTGGCGCGTGGTTTACGGCGACCCGGAAAAGCAGCAGGCGCCCTCGGCCCCCAAAGCCACCGGCGAGGGCGACGATGATGTGGTGAACACCGTGCTGCCCAGCTTCGAGAAAGGCGAAAGCGGCCCCCACAAGCCCCGGCTGGATTCCAAGATGACCCAGCCCCCGCGCGAGTACTCCGAGGCCATGCTCCTGCGCGGCATGGAAACCGCCGGCCGCAACGTCGACGACGAGGAACTGCGCCAGGCCATGAAGGAAAACGGCATCGGCCGCCCTTCTACGCGGGCCGCCATCATCGAAACCCTGTTCAAGCGCGGCTACATCCGCCGCGACAAAAAGAAGGTGGTGCCCACCCCCACCGGCGTGGAGCTGATTGGCCTGATTCGTAACCCTACCCTCAAATCGGCGGAGCTGACGGGGCAGTGGGAGCGGAAGCTGCGCCAGATTGAAGGCGGCCAGCTGGAGCCCGAGCAGTTCCTGAGCGACCTGAAGGCCCTGGTGCGCGAGATGGTACAGGAAGTAAAGCAGGATGGCTCCGGCCGCGGCATCAGCATTCACCGGCCCGAAATGGCCGACCTCACCGGCCAGAAAGCCGCCGCGGGTGCCAAGGCCAGTCCGCCCAAGGCCGCGCCGACGCCGGCCGTGCCGGGGGCGCTGGGGCCGTGCCCGGCTTGCGGAGGCGGCCACGTGCTGCGTGGCAAAACCGCTCTGGGCTGTTCGCGCTGGAAAGAAGGCTGCCAGTTCCGCCTGCCTCCGGAGTTTGAGGGCAAGAAACTCACCGACAAACAGGTGGGCGACCTGCTCAAAAAAGGCCGCACCCAGGTGATGCAGGGCTTTTTGGACGATGCCGGGCAGAAGTTTGGGGCCGCCATTCGCCTCACGCCGCAGCGCACCCTGGAGCTGGTGCGCGCCGCCGAAAGCAAGCCCACCACGCCCTCCGACCCTGGCCAGATTCCGTGCCCGGTGTGCCGCCTGGGCCAGATGCTGCGCGGCAAAAGCGCCTGGGGCTGCTCCCGCTTCCGCGAAGACTGCCAGTTTCGGGTGCCCTTCGAGTGGGGCGGCAAAACCCTGTCCGACGCCCAGATGAATCAGCTGCTGCGCAAAGGCAAAACCGGCGTCATCCGCGGGTTCGTGTCCAGCAAAACCGGCAACCGCTACGAAGCCGTGCTGCAAGTGACGCCCGAAGGTCGCATCGAGCCGATTTTCGGGCAGGGGTGA
- a CDS encoding DUF2905 domain-containing protein gives MHPQLGKTLVLLGLAIVLLGAFLWLGGGWLLGWFGHLPGDIRVERPGFRFYAPIVSMLLVSLLLSAVLWLWRRWGG, from the coding sequence ATGCATCCCCAACTCGGTAAAACCCTAGTTCTCCTTGGTCTAGCCATCGTCCTGCTGGGCGCGTTTCTGTGGCTGGGCGGGGGGTGGCTGCTGGGCTGGTTTGGCCACCTGCCCGGTGATATTCGGGTGGAGCGGCCGGGGTTTCGGTTCTACGCGCCCATCGTATCCATGCTGCTGGTGAGCTTGCTGCTAAGCGCCGTGCTCTGGCTGTGGCGGCGGTGGGGTGGGTAA
- a CDS encoding SDR family oxidoreductase has protein sequence MNILLTGANGYIGQRLLPLLVQAGHHVTCLVRDARRVDLPETLRQQVRVVQGDLLRPDSLADLPLDVDAAYYLVHSMSGHDKDFFRLEQESAHNFAQYLNRTAAKQVVYLSGIANDRALSVHLRSRKAVEKVLRKQARASLTVLRASIIIGSGSASFEIIRDLVEKLPVMVTPRWLNSRCQPLGIRDVMHYLLAVLDNPACQGRSFDVGGPDVLTYRQMLLELAQVRGYRRYIFTVPVLTPRLSSWWLYLVTSTTFSLAQSLVESLRNDTIVDPDRSIEAVVPHACMPYRAAVELAYQRIEQNEVVSSWSDALSSGVMPPAYMDHIQLPRHGILQDCRRLRFRRDPEAVRRNVWQIGGQRGWYKVDWLWRVRGLLDKLVGGVGLRRGRRSPTDLRAGDPLDFWRVLVADPAARRLLLYAEMKLPGEAWLQFQILPNDDGTHTLEQLAVFRPRGLAGRLYWYSLVPFHAIIFRGMVENIVEYTGPPARALPTPPPPQPEHGA, from the coding sequence ATGAACATTCTGCTTACCGGTGCCAATGGCTACATTGGCCAGCGTCTATTGCCCCTATTGGTGCAGGCCGGCCACCACGTAACCTGCCTCGTGCGCGACGCCCGCCGGGTAGACCTGCCCGAGACTTTGCGCCAACAGGTGCGTGTAGTACAGGGCGACCTGCTACGTCCCGATTCCCTGGCCGACCTGCCCCTGGACGTGGACGCGGCCTACTACCTGGTGCACTCCATGAGCGGGCACGACAAAGACTTTTTCCGCCTGGAGCAGGAGTCGGCCCACAATTTCGCGCAGTACCTCAACCGCACGGCGGCCAAGCAGGTAGTCTATCTTTCCGGCATTGCCAACGACCGGGCCCTGAGCGTGCACCTTCGCTCCCGCAAGGCCGTGGAAAAGGTACTGCGCAAGCAGGCCCGCGCCTCGCTCACAGTACTGCGGGCCAGCATCATCATCGGCTCGGGCTCGGCCTCGTTTGAAATCATCCGGGACCTGGTGGAAAAGCTGCCGGTGATGGTGACGCCGCGCTGGTTGAACTCGCGCTGTCAGCCCCTGGGCATCCGCGACGTGATGCACTACCTGCTGGCCGTGCTCGACAATCCCGCCTGCCAGGGCCGCTCCTTTGACGTGGGCGGGCCGGACGTGCTAACCTACCGGCAGATGCTGCTGGAGCTGGCGCAAGTTCGCGGCTACCGGCGCTATATTTTCACGGTGCCCGTGCTCACGCCCCGCCTTTCCTCCTGGTGGCTGTATCTGGTGACCAGCACCACGTTTTCCCTGGCCCAGAGCCTGGTGGAAAGTCTGCGCAACGACACCATCGTGGACCCGGACCGCAGCATTGAGGCGGTGGTGCCCCATGCCTGCATGCCGTACCGCGCCGCCGTGGAGCTGGCCTACCAGCGCATTGAGCAGAACGAGGTAGTGAGCAGCTGGAGCGACGCGCTTAGCAGCGGGGTAATGCCCCCGGCCTATATGGACCACATTCAGCTGCCCCGGCACGGCATTCTGCAGGACTGTCGGCGCCTGCGCTTCCGGCGCGACCCAGAGGCCGTGCGCCGCAACGTGTGGCAGATTGGCGGGCAGCGGGGCTGGTATAAAGTAGACTGGCTGTGGCGGGTGCGCGGCCTCCTGGATAAGTTGGTGGGTGGCGTGGGCCTGCGCCGGGGCCGCCGCTCCCCTACCGACCTGCGCGCCGGCGACCCGCTCGACTTCTGGCGCGTGCTGGTGGCCGACCCGGCCGCCCGCCGCCTATTGCTCTATGCCGAAATGAAGCTACCCGGTGAAGCTTGGCTGCAGTTCCAGATTTTGCCCAACGACGACGGCACCCACACCCTGGAGCAGCTGGCCGTGTTCCGGCCCCGGGGCCTGGCTGGGCGCTTGTACTGGTACTCGCTGGTGCCTTTCCACGCCATCATTTTTCGGGGCATGGTGGAGAATATAGTGGAGTACACGGGTCCGCCGGCTCGTGCCTTACCCACCCCACCGCCGCCACAGCCAGAGCACGGCGCTTAG
- a CDS encoding glycosyltransferase family 39 protein: MPLPITSRTWLWLFLAALGLAFLLGLGAWGPLESSEARYAEIGREMLTGQDWLHPRLLGIQHFHKPPLTYWLTAAGLGMFGESALGVRVLPVLAVLLQVLLVYGLGLLFFAQDRARALAAAIVYGTLPVVLISALNVTTDAYLATLELAAAYGILRYYHGGGMRWLYLFWLGLGLAFLTKGPVGFILPLMVVIGFYFRRGQARRPFTWHHAVGIGLFLLVGLSWYLYLMAENPAFLRYFLFEHTVERFANAATFNRAKPWWFYLVLAPATSLPWSVALITQAVRTRWAEVPQQWRNVLLFWVVLPLVFFSISKSKLLLYVLPVFPGVALLTVYYLGRLTDGALHRWYVGFLAFWGLLLAALCLVPVLSAVGWVPLEAGPLTAGAAAAGIALLVLLLMFWDEIRVAPRLLVAAGLFTVVLLVAAKPLLHQNELTFNGSRPLAEFLREKQLSNRQVLVYNELLPSLAFELGRVPVSLYDGNQSLSRETQFEANDTWQRQLINLQNPQQEPYLGSLLVQRPVLLVKGEMRAERRWMLRYFRQQQKLGKWTVWW, from the coding sequence ATGCCCTTGCCCATCACGTCGCGTACCTGGCTTTGGTTGTTTCTGGCTGCCCTGGGGCTGGCCTTCCTGCTGGGCCTGGGAGCCTGGGGGCCGCTGGAAAGCTCGGAGGCCCGCTACGCCGAAATCGGGCGGGAGATGCTGACGGGCCAGGACTGGCTCCACCCTCGCCTACTGGGCATTCAGCACTTTCATAAGCCCCCGCTCACCTACTGGCTCACGGCAGCCGGGCTGGGTATGTTCGGCGAAAGTGCGCTGGGCGTGCGGGTGCTGCCGGTGCTGGCCGTGCTGCTGCAGGTGCTGTTGGTATACGGGTTAGGTCTGCTCTTCTTCGCCCAGGACCGGGCCCGCGCCCTGGCCGCGGCCATCGTCTATGGCACCCTGCCCGTAGTGCTTATTTCGGCCCTCAACGTGACGACGGATGCCTACCTGGCCACGCTGGAGCTGGCGGCGGCCTACGGCATACTGCGCTATTACCACGGGGGCGGCATGCGGTGGCTGTATTTGTTCTGGCTGGGGCTGGGGCTGGCCTTCCTGACGAAAGGCCCCGTGGGTTTCATCCTGCCGCTAATGGTTGTTATCGGCTTTTACTTCCGGCGCGGGCAGGCGCGGCGGCCGTTTACCTGGCATCACGCCGTGGGCATTGGGCTGTTTTTGCTGGTGGGGCTGAGCTGGTATCTGTACCTGATGGCCGAAAACCCGGCGTTTCTGCGCTATTTCCTGTTCGAGCATACCGTGGAGCGGTTTGCCAACGCCGCCACCTTCAACCGGGCCAAGCCCTGGTGGTTTTACCTGGTGCTGGCTCCGGCGACCAGCCTACCGTGGTCGGTGGCGCTGATTACGCAGGCTGTGCGCACGCGCTGGGCGGAGGTGCCGCAGCAGTGGCGGAACGTGCTGCTGTTCTGGGTGGTGCTGCCGCTGGTGTTCTTCTCCATTTCCAAGTCCAAGCTGCTGCTGTACGTGCTGCCGGTATTCCCGGGCGTAGCCTTGCTCACGGTGTACTACCTGGGCCGCCTGACGGATGGGGCACTGCACCGCTGGTACGTGGGTTTCCTGGCCTTCTGGGGGCTGCTGCTGGCGGCGCTGTGCCTAGTGCCGGTGCTGAGCGCCGTGGGCTGGGTGCCGCTGGAAGCCGGGCCGCTCACAGCCGGGGCCGCCGCAGCCGGTATTGCCCTGCTGGTGTTGCTGCTGATGTTCTGGGACGAAATACGGGTGGCCCCACGCCTGCTGGTGGCAGCTGGTCTGTTCACGGTGGTACTGCTGGTAGCAGCCAAGCCCCTGCTGCACCAGAACGAGCTGACCTTCAACGGCAGTCGGCCCCTGGCCGAGTTCCTGCGCGAAAAGCAGCTTTCCAACCGGCAGGTTCTGGTGTACAATGAGCTGCTCCCGTCTCTGGCCTTCGAGCTGGGCCGCGTGCCCGTGTCGCTCTACGATGGCAACCAGAGCCTGAGCCGGGAAACCCAGTTCGAGGCCAACGACACCTGGCAGCGCCAGCTCATCAACCTGCAAAATCCGCAGCAGGAGCCCTACCTCGGCAGCTTGCTGGTGCAGCGCCCCGTGCTGCTGGTGAAAGGCGAGATGCGCGCCGAACGCCGCTGGATGCTGCGCTACTTCCGTCAGCAGCAAAAGCTGGGCAAGTGGACGGTGTGGTGGTAG
- a CDS encoding sce7726 family protein, giving the protein MNDPEIRVLLYPLLQGGLYVDELPTGTTRADVVHITEHFMHGYELKGDADTLQRVAKQLPCYAKAYDFVTFVVTEKHVPKLRPLLPEWVGIQVATADGLRTERPALYNATVERPAVAALLRHSEVQQYLLARGLPGVSTLRRREVLSFLRTTRLVSLADLARHVRERLMGRMDERLAVRAERKAERERVASRRRRKPRK; this is encoded by the coding sequence GTGAACGACCCCGAAATCCGTGTGCTTTTGTACCCCTTGCTGCAGGGCGGCCTGTACGTAGACGAGCTGCCCACCGGCACCACCCGCGCCGACGTCGTGCACATCACTGAGCACTTCATGCACGGCTACGAACTGAAAGGCGACGCCGACACCCTGCAGCGCGTGGCCAAGCAGCTGCCCTGCTACGCCAAGGCCTACGACTTCGTCACTTTCGTGGTCACCGAAAAGCACGTGCCCAAGCTGCGGCCTTTGCTGCCGGAGTGGGTAGGTATTCAGGTCGCCACGGCCGATGGTTTGCGCACCGAGCGCCCGGCCCTGTACAACGCCACCGTGGAGCGGCCCGCCGTGGCAGCCTTGCTGCGCCACAGCGAGGTTCAGCAATACCTGCTGGCCCGGGGGCTGCCCGGCGTGAGTACGCTGCGTCGCCGCGAAGTGCTTAGCTTTCTGCGCACCACCCGCCTGGTTTCCCTCGCCGACCTGGCCCGGCACGTGCGCGAGCGGCTGATGGGCCGCATGGACGAGCGGCTGGCCGTGCGGGCCGAGCGCAAAGCCGAGCGGGAACGAGTAGCCAGCCGCCGACGCCGTAAGCCCCGGAAGTAG
- a CDS encoding nuclear transport factor 2 family protein, producing MTRPAPWQDYTATYNLMSRNSRNTYALLAAIAWLTGACTTVKPAPATRAPKAPVSQELYRTIARQDSLMFLAFNQHDVEKLQTFFAEDLEFYHDKGGLANFQQTMQGFRNLFDQNKTTGLNRQLVPGTLEVFPISGYGAVETYEHRFCHVENGKDDCGTFKNMMVWRLKDGQWKVTRVVSYDH from the coding sequence TTGACCCGACCTGCCCCCTGGCAGGACTATACCGCTACCTACAATCTGATGAGCCGCAACAGCAGAAATACGTACGCACTACTGGCCGCAATAGCGTGGTTGACTGGCGCCTGCACCACGGTAAAGCCAGCTCCTGCGACCCGGGCGCCTAAAGCACCGGTTTCTCAAGAGCTTTACCGCACCATTGCGCGGCAAGACAGCCTGATGTTCTTGGCTTTCAACCAGCATGATGTGGAAAAGCTTCAGACTTTCTTCGCCGAAGACCTGGAATTCTACCACGACAAAGGCGGGCTGGCCAACTTCCAGCAAACCATGCAGGGCTTCCGGAATCTGTTCGACCAGAACAAAACCACCGGCCTCAACCGCCAGCTCGTGCCCGGCACTCTGGAAGTATTTCCCATCAGCGGCTACGGGGCCGTGGAAACCTACGAGCACCGCTTCTGCCACGTAGAAAACGGCAAAGACGACTGCGGCACCTTCAAGAACATGATGGTGTGGCGCCTCAAGGACGGGCAGTGGAAAGTAACCCGGGTCGTCAGCTACGACCACTAA